In a single window of the Porites lutea chromosome 14, jaPorLute2.1, whole genome shotgun sequence genome:
- the LOC140924884 gene encoding uncharacterized protein, whose translation MTRLHDCLADIDTWMTLNRLKLNKEKTELLVLHSRHRPPPTFASLKIGSEVILPSDSARNVGVIFDNTMTMVPHINSTCKSAFYHLRNIARIRKFISLKTTETLVHAFVNSKLDYCNSLAYGLPKYLLQKLQYVQNAAARLITGIRKHDHITPILMDLHWLPVNERIQFKILLLTFKSLNGLAPVYIDEMIQRYVPNRKLRSSSAFLLKQNKWNLKSYGFRTFTVAAPFLWNSLPLEVKSSPSLNIFKSKLKTHLFKCAFNLN comes from the coding sequence ATGACACGACTTCACGACTGCTTAGCTGACATTGATACATGGATGACCTTAAACAGACTTAagctcaataaagaaaaaacggaaCTTCTGGTTCTTCACTCCCGACACCGTCCTCCACCTACTTTTGCATCCCTCAAAATAGGATCTGAAGTGATTCTTCCATCAGATTCTGCACGAAATGTCGGCGTCATTTTTGACAATACTATGACTATGGTGCCTCACATCAACTCTACCTGCAAGAGTGCTTTTTATCATTTAAGGAACATTGCACGaattaggaaatttatttctctgAAGACTACTGAAACTCTAGTTCATGCTTTTGTTAATTCAAAGCTGGACTATTGCAACTCCCTAGCGTATGGCTTGCCtaaatatctcctacaaaaGCTTCAGTATGTTCAAAACGCCGCTGCGCGCCTTATTACTGGTATACGGAAACACGACCACATAACCCCTATCCTGATGGATCTGCACTGGCTCCCTGTTAATGAACGCATTCAATTCAAGATTCTTCTTTTGACATTTAAATCTCTAAACGGCCTTGCCCCTGtctacattgatgaaatgatccAACGTTATGTACCAAATAGAAAGCTTCGTTCGTCTtctgcatttcttttaaaacaaaacaaatggaaccttaagtcttatggttttagaacttTTACAGTAGCTGCTCCCTTTTTATGGAACTCCTTACCTTTAGAAGTCAAGTCTTCGCccagtttaaatatttttaaatctaaactgaaaacacacctttttaaatgcgcttttaatctaaattag